A DNA window from Brassica napus cultivar Da-Ae chromosome C1, Da-Ae, whole genome shotgun sequence contains the following coding sequences:
- the LOC106373778 gene encoding alkane hydroxylase MAH1-like, which translates to MASLSLLEASVALLCFLICHHLLSKKPHDRFLKNWPVLGMLPGFLIVLHRIYDFSVEVLEQTNLTFPFKGPWFTGMDILVTVDPANIHYILSSNFSNYTKGADFKEVFDVFGEMIFNSDGDLWRNQRRAAQYMLNHQGFQKLSMSATRTKLDDGLVPLFDRFSKEEMVVDLQNLFQRFTFDTTFVLVTGFDPKTLSVEMPEDEYAEALDVLGEGIFFRHVIPKFLWKLQKWIGFGQEKRTMEADATFDRVSAKYILAKRHEVLSQGIHDQQQSNGECHEDLLTSHMKLDTTKYELLNPSDDKFLRDTILAFNLAGRDTTASALSWFFWLLSENPRVVTKIRQEIITNISLHGQDNLDKLVYLQAALYESMRLYPPVPFQRKSPIKPDLLPSGHKVEANSTIMIFLYALGRMRAVWGEDAMEFKPERWVSQSGCLRHEPSFKFLSFNAGPRTCPGKQLALTLIKTVAVEILQNYDIKVIKGQKIEPDPGLILYMKHGLSVTITKRCSA; encoded by the coding sequence ATGGCTTCACTGAGCTTGCTTGAAGCTTCCGTAGCCCTCCTTTGTTTTCTCATCTGCCATCACTTGCTCTCCAAGAAACCTCATGACCGGTTCCTCAAAAACTGGCCAGTTCTCGGGATGCTTCCTGGTTTCCTCATAGTGCTCCACCGCATCTACGACTTCAGCGTGGAGGTTCTCGAGCAAACCAACTTAACATTCCCATTCAAGGGACCGTGGTTCACTGGAATGGATATATTAGTCACGGTTGATCCAGCTAACATCCACTACATATTAAGCTCAAACTTCTCCAACTACACCAAGGGAGCTGACTTCAAAGAAGTCTTTGATGTCTTCGGAGAAATGATCTTTAACTCGGACGGTGACCTGTGGAGGAATCAAAGAAGAGCTGCTCAGTATATGCTTAACCACCAAGGGTTTCAAAAGCTTTCCATGAGTGCAACAAGAACTAAACTCGACGACGGTCTTGTTCCTCTTTTCGATCGTTTTTCAAAGGAGGAGATGGTCGTTGATTTGCAAAACTTGTTTCAACGTTTCACGTTTGATACGACTTTTGTTCTTGTAACCGGTTTTGATCCCAAGACTCTCTCTGTTGAAATGCCGGAAGACGAGTATGCTGAAGCTCTTGACGTTCTTGGAGAAGGGATTTTCTTTAGGCATGTTATACCAAAGTTCTTGTGGAAGCTGCAAAAGTGGATTGGGTTTGGACAAGAGAAGAGGACGATGGAAGCTGATGCCACTTTTGATCGTGTTTCCGCCAAATACATATTAGCTAAGAGACATGAGGTACTATCACAAGGTATTCATGATCAACAACAATCAAATGGTGAATGTCATGAAGATCTTTTGACGTCTCACATGAAGCTTGATACAACTAAGTACGAGCTCTTGAACCCGAGTGATGATAAGTTCCTCAGAGACACCATCTTGGCTTTCAATCTAGCTGGGAGAGACACAACGGCTTCAGCTCTGTCTTGGTTCTTCTGGCTTTTATCTGAAAACCCTCGAGTGGTAACCAAGATTCGCCAAGAGATCATTACCAACATAAGTCTTCATGGCCAAGACAACTTAGACAAGTTGGTGTATTTACAAGCTGCGTTGTATGAGTCAATGAGGCTTTATCCACCAGTTCCCTTCCAACGCAAGTCACCTATAAAACCAGACTTGCTTCCAAGTGGGCACAAAGTGGAGGCAAACTCAACGATCATGATCTTTCTTTACGCGTTGGGGAGGATGAGAGCGGTTTGGGGAGAAGACGCAATGGAGTTCAAGCCAGAGAGATGGGTTTCACAGTCAGGATGCTTGAGACATGAGCCTTCTTTCAAGTTCTTATCATTTAACGCCGGTCCAAGAACATGTCCTGGTAAGCAATTAGCTCTGACTCTAATCAAGACAGTGGCAGTGGAGATATTACAAAACTATGATATTAAGGTTATCAAAGGACAGAAGATTGAGCCAGATCCTGGTCTTATATTGTACATGAAGCATGGGCTTAGCGTCACAATTACTAAGAGATGTTCAGCTTGA
- the LOC106439041 gene encoding developmentally-regulated G-protein 3 isoform X1, with the protein MSTIMQKIKEIEDEMARTQKNKATAHHLGLLKAKLAKLRRDLLAPPTKGGGAAAGEGFDVTKSGDSRVGLVGFPSVGKSTLLNKLTGTFSEVASYEFTTLTCIPGVITYRGAKIQLLDLPGIIEGAKDGKGRGRQVISTARTCNCIIIVLDAIKPITHKRLIEKELEGFGIRLNKEPPNLTFRKKDKGGINLTSTVTATHLDLDTVKAICSEYRMHNADITLRYDATADDLIDVIEGSRIYMPCIYAVNKIDQITLEELEILDKLPHYCPISAHLEWNLDGLLDKIWEYLDLTRIYTKPKAMNPDYDDPVILSSKKRTVEDFCIRIHKDMLKQFKYALVWGSSAKHKPQRVGREHELEDEDVVQIVKKI; encoded by the exons ATGTCGACTATTATGCAGAAGATCAAAGAAATCGAAGATgag ATGGCTAGGACTCAGAAGAACAAAGCCACCGCGCATCATCTGGGTTTGTTAAAG GCCAAACTTGCCAAGCTACGAAGGGACCTTCTTGCACCGCCTACTAAAGGTGGTGGTGCTGCTGCTGGCGAAGGTTTTGATGTCACCAAAAGTGGAGATTCTCGAGTTGGACTTGTTGGGTTTCCTTCCGTTGGGAAATCCACGCTCTTGAACAAGCTCACTGGAACGTTTTCCGAG gtTGCTTCTTATGAGTTCACAACATTGACATGCATTCCCGGTGTTATTACATACCGTGGAGCTAAAATTCAG CTATTGGATCTTCCTGGTATTATTGAGGGTGCCAAAGACGGAAAAGGTAGAGGACGACAG GTTATAAGTACTGCTAGGACTTGCAATTGCATCATAATAGTTCTTGATGCCATAAAGCCAATAACTCACAAGCGTCTCATTGAAAAGGAGCTTGAAGGATTCGGAATTAG GTTGAACAAGGAGCCACCTAATCTCACGTTCAGGAAAAAAGACAAAGGTGGTATCAATCTAACGTCCACAGTCACTGCGACCCACCTTGACCTCGACACTGTCAAGGCGATTTGCAGTGAATACAGGATGCACAACGCTGACATTACTCTGCGCTACGATGCAACCGCTGATGACCTCATCGATGTTATCGAGGGCAGTCGGATCTACATGCCCTGTATCTATGCCGTCAACAAGATCGATCAAATCACCCTCGAGGAACTTGAAATTTTGGACAAACTTCCTCATTACTGTCCTATCAg TGCGCATCTGGAGTGGAATCTTGATGGTCTTCTTGATAAGATATGGGAATATTTGGATCTAACTCGAATCTACACAAAACCAAAGGCAATGAATCCGGATTATGATGACCCTGTCATCTTATCTTCCAAGAAGAGAACAGTTGAGGACTTCTGCATCCGGATTCACAAAGACATGCTTAAGCAATTCAAGTA CGCTTTAGTATGGGGTTCGAGTGCAAAGCATAAGCCACAGAGAGTTGGAAGG GAACACGAGCTCGAGGACGAGGATGTTGTTCAGATCGTTAAAAAGATATGA
- the LOC106439041 gene encoding developmentally-regulated G-protein 3 isoform X2: MSTIMQKIKEIEDEMARTQKNKATAHHLGLLKAKLAKLRRDLLAPPTKGGGAAAGEGFDVTKSGDSRVGLVGFPSVGKSTLLNKLTGTFSEVASYEFTTLTCIPGVITYRGAKIQLLDLPGIIEGAKDGKGRGRQVISTARTCNCIIIVLDAIKPITHKRLIEKELEGFGIRLNKEPPNLTFRKKDKGGINLTSTVTATHLDLDTVKAICSEYRMHNADITLRYDATADDLIDVIEGSRIYMPCIYAVNKIDQITLEELEILDKLPHYCPISAHLEWNLDGLLDKIWEYLDLTRIYTKPKAMNPDYDDPVILSSKKRTVEDFCIRIHKDMLKQFNALVWGSSAKHKPQRVGREHELEDEDVVQIVKKI, from the exons ATGTCGACTATTATGCAGAAGATCAAAGAAATCGAAGATgag ATGGCTAGGACTCAGAAGAACAAAGCCACCGCGCATCATCTGGGTTTGTTAAAG GCCAAACTTGCCAAGCTACGAAGGGACCTTCTTGCACCGCCTACTAAAGGTGGTGGTGCTGCTGCTGGCGAAGGTTTTGATGTCACCAAAAGTGGAGATTCTCGAGTTGGACTTGTTGGGTTTCCTTCCGTTGGGAAATCCACGCTCTTGAACAAGCTCACTGGAACGTTTTCCGAG gtTGCTTCTTATGAGTTCACAACATTGACATGCATTCCCGGTGTTATTACATACCGTGGAGCTAAAATTCAG CTATTGGATCTTCCTGGTATTATTGAGGGTGCCAAAGACGGAAAAGGTAGAGGACGACAG GTTATAAGTACTGCTAGGACTTGCAATTGCATCATAATAGTTCTTGATGCCATAAAGCCAATAACTCACAAGCGTCTCATTGAAAAGGAGCTTGAAGGATTCGGAATTAG GTTGAACAAGGAGCCACCTAATCTCACGTTCAGGAAAAAAGACAAAGGTGGTATCAATCTAACGTCCACAGTCACTGCGACCCACCTTGACCTCGACACTGTCAAGGCGATTTGCAGTGAATACAGGATGCACAACGCTGACATTACTCTGCGCTACGATGCAACCGCTGATGACCTCATCGATGTTATCGAGGGCAGTCGGATCTACATGCCCTGTATCTATGCCGTCAACAAGATCGATCAAATCACCCTCGAGGAACTTGAAATTTTGGACAAACTTCCTCATTACTGTCCTATCAg TGCGCATCTGGAGTGGAATCTTGATGGTCTTCTTGATAAGATATGGGAATATTTGGATCTAACTCGAATCTACACAAAACCAAAGGCAATGAATCCGGATTATGATGACCCTGTCATCTTATCTTCCAAGAAGAGAACAGTTGAGGACTTCTGCATCCGGATTCACAAAGACATGCTTAAGCAATTCAA CGCTTTAGTATGGGGTTCGAGTGCAAAGCATAAGCCACAGAGAGTTGGAAGG GAACACGAGCTCGAGGACGAGGATGTTGTTCAGATCGTTAAAAAGATATGA
- the LOC106439097 gene encoding shikimate kinase 2, chloroplastic isoform X1 → MEAATAVQRFHYSPSSWIDWRNFEGKPRGSLRYSQRIKENKRLRVIALSHLQPDKRRDLRQRSVSDKNSSALLETGDLLHSPFDEELVLKYLQRKAEEVKPYLNGRSMYLVGMMGSGKTTVGKIMAKALGYTFSDCDTMIEEAMNGTSVAEIFEHFGESVFREKETETLKNLSLMYHQVVVSTGGGAVIRPINWKYMHKGISIWLDVPLEALAQRIAAVGTNSRPLLHDDESGGDPYTVAFNRLSTIWETRGEAYTNASARVSLENITSKHGYRNVSDLTPTEIAVEAFEQVQCFLNKGDKY, encoded by the exons ATGGAAGCAGCCACTGCTGTTCAGAGGTTTCACTACTCACCATCATCATGGATTGATTGGAGAAATTTTGAAGGGAAGCCTCGTGGTTCTCTACGTTACTCTCAGCGAATCAAAGAGAATAAAAGGCTTAGAGTTATTGCTTTATCTCACTTGCAACCTGACAAAAGAAGAGATCTTCGACAACGATCAGTTTCGGACAAGAACTCCTCAG CAttgttggaaactggagatcttCTTCATTCTCCATTTGATGAAGAACTGGTTTTGAAG TATTTGCAGAGAAAAGCTGAAGAGGTTAAACCGTATTTGAATGGACGATCTATGTATCTTGTTG GAATGATGGGTTCTGGGAAGACGACAGTAGGAAAGATCATGGCAAAAGCACTTGGCTATACATTCTCTGATTG TGACACAATGATCGAGGAGGCGATGAATGGAACTTCTGTGGCTGAGATATTTGAGCATTTCGGTGAGAGTGTCTTCAGAGAGAAAGAG ACCGAGACActaaagaatctctctttgatgTACCACCAAGTTGTTGTGTCAACAGGTGGTGGTGCGGTTATAAGACCCATTAATTG GAAGTATATGCATAAAGGTATTAGCATTTGGCTTGATGTTCCTTTAGAAGCCTTAGCGCAAAGGATTGCTGCTGTAGGAACAAACTCAAGACCATTGTTACATGATGATGAGTCAGGAGGAGACCCGTACACAGTG GCTTTCAACCGTCTTTCAACGATTTGGGAAACACGTGGTGAAGCATACACTAACGCAAGCGCGAGAGTCTCCTTGGAGA ATATTACATCAAAGCACGGGTATAGAAACGTCTCAGACCTTACACCAACTGAAATCGCCGTTGAG GCCTTTGAGCAAGTTCAGTGCTTTCTCAACAAAGGAGACAAGTATTGA
- the LOC106439097 gene encoding shikimate kinase 2, chloroplastic isoform X2 codes for MEAATAVQRFHYSPSSWIDWRNFEGKPRGSLRYSQRIKENKRLRVIALSHLQPDKRRDLRQRSVSDKNSSALLETGDLLHSPFDEELVLKRKAEEVKPYLNGRSMYLVGMMGSGKTTVGKIMAKALGYTFSDCDTMIEEAMNGTSVAEIFEHFGESVFREKETETLKNLSLMYHQVVVSTGGGAVIRPINWKYMHKGISIWLDVPLEALAQRIAAVGTNSRPLLHDDESGGDPYTVAFNRLSTIWETRGEAYTNASARVSLENITSKHGYRNVSDLTPTEIAVEAFEQVQCFLNKGDKY; via the exons ATGGAAGCAGCCACTGCTGTTCAGAGGTTTCACTACTCACCATCATCATGGATTGATTGGAGAAATTTTGAAGGGAAGCCTCGTGGTTCTCTACGTTACTCTCAGCGAATCAAAGAGAATAAAAGGCTTAGAGTTATTGCTTTATCTCACTTGCAACCTGACAAAAGAAGAGATCTTCGACAACGATCAGTTTCGGACAAGAACTCCTCAG CAttgttggaaactggagatcttCTTCATTCTCCATTTGATGAAGAACTGGTTTTGAAG AGAAAAGCTGAAGAGGTTAAACCGTATTTGAATGGACGATCTATGTATCTTGTTG GAATGATGGGTTCTGGGAAGACGACAGTAGGAAAGATCATGGCAAAAGCACTTGGCTATACATTCTCTGATTG TGACACAATGATCGAGGAGGCGATGAATGGAACTTCTGTGGCTGAGATATTTGAGCATTTCGGTGAGAGTGTCTTCAGAGAGAAAGAG ACCGAGACActaaagaatctctctttgatgTACCACCAAGTTGTTGTGTCAACAGGTGGTGGTGCGGTTATAAGACCCATTAATTG GAAGTATATGCATAAAGGTATTAGCATTTGGCTTGATGTTCCTTTAGAAGCCTTAGCGCAAAGGATTGCTGCTGTAGGAACAAACTCAAGACCATTGTTACATGATGATGAGTCAGGAGGAGACCCGTACACAGTG GCTTTCAACCGTCTTTCAACGATTTGGGAAACACGTGGTGAAGCATACACTAACGCAAGCGCGAGAGTCTCCTTGGAGA ATATTACATCAAAGCACGGGTATAGAAACGTCTCAGACCTTACACCAACTGAAATCGCCGTTGAG GCCTTTGAGCAAGTTCAGTGCTTTCTCAACAAAGGAGACAAGTATTGA
- the LOC106439075 gene encoding F-box/kelch-repeat protein At4g39550, translated as MSPPERKRKKTKKKPSLVLGPTPESTPNPSLPDDLVVSCLARVSRLQYPTLSLVSKSFRSLLASPELYKTRSSLGHTESCLYVCIRFPNETNPRWFTLCQKPDHPFAKKKKKKSSGYALATIPIPHSPPAHWSGLVTVGSNIYNIGGSIYKTPLSTVSVLDCQSHTWREAPSMLIERYYPAANVVDGKIYVTGGCEECDNSSWMEVFDPKTQTWELVPSHGPEICGCKIYKSAVIDGKLHMFGTQNGLAYKPREGRWEREGWEMDLGWPWFSYSVIDNVLFYYSDGFKWYDTEARVWRQMKGLKGLPKFAHYGCVKLADYGGKMAVLWDKYLPSSGYKKKTIWCAVVALERPSSEEIWGKVEWLDAVLTVPEYYEFVCAMVATV; from the coding sequence ATGTCGCCTCCagaaaggaagaggaagaagacgaagaagaaaccGTCGCTGGTGCTCGGTCCTACGCCGGAATCGACTCCAAATCCTTCTCTCCCTGATGATTTGGTAGTGAGTTGCTTAGCCCGCGTCTCTCGATTGCAATACCCGACTCTCTCGCTCGTCTCCAAGAGCTTTCGATCTCTCCTTGCTTCGCCGGAGCTTTACAAGACCCGATCCTCTTTAGGCCACACCGAGAGCTGTCTCTATGTATGCATACGCTTCCCTAATGAGACCAACCCTCGCTGGTTCACTCTCTGCCAGAAGCCTGATCATCCCTTcgccaagaagaagaagaagaagtcaagTGGGTATGCTTTGGCTACAATCCCAATTCCACATTCTCCTCCTGCGCATTGGTCAGGTCTCGTGACGGTTGGTTCTAACATCTACAACATTGGGGGATCCATTTACAAAACCCCCTTGTCTACCGTCTCGGTCCTGGACTGTCAGTCTCACACGTGGCGCGAGGCTCCAAGCATGCTGATTGAGCGGTACTATCCCGCCGCCAATGTCGTTGATGGAAAGATATATGTCACAGGAGGATGCGAAGAGTGCGATAACTCCAGCTGGATGGAGGTTTTCGATCCAAAGACGCAAACTTGGGAGCTTGTGCCGAGCCATGGCCCGGAGATATGCGGCTGTAAGATATATAAAAGCGCAGTGATTGATGGGAAACTACACATGTTCGGAACACAAAACGGTTTGGCTTACAAACCGAGGGAAGGTCGGTGGGAAAGGGAGGGGTGGGAGATGGATTTGGGTTGGCCGTGGTTTTCTTATTCCGTGATTGACAACGTGCTGTTCTATTACTCTGACGGGTTCAAATGGTATGACACTGAGGCAAGGGTATGGAGACAGATGAAGGGTTTGAAAGGACTGCCTAAGTTTGCTCATTATGGCTGTGTTAAACTGGCGGATTATGGTGGGAAGATGGCGGTTTTGTGGGATAAGTATCTGCCTTCTAGTGGGTATAAGAAGAAGACGATTTGGTGTGCCGTGGTTGCACTTGAGAGGCCAAGCAGTGAAGAGATTTGGGGGAAGGTTGAGTGGCTTGATGCTGTGCTCACGGTCCCTGAATATTATGAATTCGTGTGCGCTATGGTTGCTACCGTTTGA
- the LOC106439067 gene encoding F-box/kelch-repeat protein At4g39550-like isoform X1, with translation MSPPERKRKKTKQSLVLGPTPESTPITSLPDDLVVSCLARVTRLQYPTLSLVSKSFRSLLASPELYKTRSSLGHTESCLYVCLSFPTYPIPRWFTLCQKPDRTLTTNDTMKLKPSGYVLAKLSSPQSRSAHCSGLVTLGSDIYNIGGPVDEEEPSSSVSIFDCRSHTWRQGPSLLVKRKHPFASVLDGKIYVAGHSNSSFSDLMEVFDPKTQTWELVSSPPAEIRLQYDHISASAGIDGKVHIFRSCKGLAYDTREGRWESVGTEMSSGWLWLPYCVVENVLYYYNEREEIKWYDTKGRRWRVLKGVKGLPKISLYTATLADYGRKMAVLWDMDVASTGDKMIWCTVIALERRNDEEIWGKVEWKEAVLKVPFSCTIKHALAATV, from the exons ATGTCGCCTCCagaaaggaagaggaagaagacgaagcaGTCACTGGTGCTCGGTCCGACGCCGGAATCGACTCCAATTACGTCACTTCCTGATGATTTGGTAGTGAGTTGCTTAGCCCGCGTCACTCGATTGCAATACCCAACTCTCTCGCTCGTCTCCAAGAGCTTTAGATCCCTCCTTGCTTCGCCGGAGCTTTACAAGACCCGGTCCTCTTTAGGCCACACCGAGAGCTGTCTCTATGTGTGTCTAAGCTTCCCTACTTATCCTATCCCCCGCTGGTTCACCCTCTGCCAGAAACCTGATCGAACCCTAACCACCAACGACACCATGAAGTTGAAGCCAAGTGGGTATGTTTTAGCTAAACTCTCATCTCCCCAGTCACGCTCTGCGCACTGTTCGGGTCTCGTGACTCTTGGTTCAGATATTTACAACATTGGCGGACCCGTAGACGAGGAGGAGCCCTCGTCTAGCGTCTCAATCTTTGACTGTCGATCCCACACATGGCGCCAAGGTCCAAGCTTGCTGGTGAAGCGGAAGCATCCATTCGCCAGTGTACTTGATGGGAAGATATACGTAGCCGGACACTCTAACTCTAgtt tctctgACTTGATGGAGGTTTTCGACCCCAAAACACAAACTTGGGAGCTTGTGTCTAGCCCTCCTGCCGAGATACGACTCCAATATGATCATATAAGTGCAAGCGCAGGGATCGACGGAAAGGTACACATTTTCCGATCCTGTAAGGGTTTGGCTTACGATACGAGGGAAGGTCGATGGGAAAGTGTGGGGACGGAGATGAGTTCGGGTTGGCTATGGCTTCCTTACTGCGTGGTTGAGAACGTGCTTTACTATTATAACGAGCGGGAAGAGATCAAATGGTATGACACTAAGGGAAGACGCTGGAGAGTTTTGAAGGGTGTGAAAGGACTGCCTAAGATCTCACTTTATACTGCTACATTGGCGGATTATGGTCGGAAGATGGCTGTTTTGTGGGATATGGATGTGGCTTCCACTGGTGATAAGATGATTTGGTGCACTGTGATTGCGCTCGAAAGGCGCAACGATGAAGAGATTTGGGGCAAGGTCGAGTGGAAGGAAGCAGTGCTTAAAGTCCCCTTTTCATGTACAATTAAACATGCTCTTGCTGCTACTGTTTGA
- the LOC106439067 gene encoding F-box/kelch-repeat protein At4g39550-like isoform X2 — protein sequence MSPPERKRKKTKQSLVLGPTPESTPITSLPDDLVVSCLARVTRLQYPTLSLVSKSFRSLLASPELYKTRSSLGHTESCLYVCLSFPTYPIPRWFTLCQKPDRTLTTNDTMKLKPSGYVLAKLSSPQSRSAHCSGLVTLGSDIYNIGGPVDEEEPSSSVSIFDCRSHTWRQGPSLLVKRKHPFASVLDGKIYVAGHSNSSFSDLMEVFDPKTQTWELVSSPPAEIRLQYDHISASAGIDGKVHIFRSCKGLAYDTREGRWESVGTEMSSGWLWLPYCVVENVLYYYNEREEIKWYDTKGRRWRVLKGVKGLPKISLYTATLADYGRKMAVLWDMDVASTGDKMIWCTVIALERRNDEEIWGKVEWKEAVLKVPFSCTIKHALAATV from the exons ATGTCGCCTCCagaaaggaagaggaagaagacgaagcaGTCACTGGTGCTCGGTCCGACGCCGGAATCGACTCCAATTACGTCACTTCCTGATGATTTGGTAGTGAGTTGCTTAGCCCGCGTCACTCGATTGCAATACCCAACTCTCTCGCTCGTCTCCAAGAGCTTTAGATCCCTCCTTGCTTCGCCGGAGCTTTACAAGACCCGGTCCTCTTTAGGCCACACCGAGAGCTGTCTCTATGTGTGTCTAAGCTTCCCTACTTATCCTATCCCCCGCTGGTTCACCCTCTGCCAGAAACCTGATCGAACCCTAACCACCAACGACACCATGAAGTTGAAGCCAAGTGGGTATGTTTTAGCTAAACTCTCATCTCCCCAGTCACGCTCTGCGCACTGTTCGGGTCTCGTGACTCTTGGTTCAGATATTTACAACATTGGCGGACCCGTAGACGAGGAGGAGCCCTCGTCTAGCGTCTCAATCTTTGACTGTCGATCCCACACATGGCGCCAAGGTCCAAGCTTGCTGGTGAAGCGGAAGCATCCATTCGCCAGTGTACTTGATGGGAAGATATACGTAGCCGGACACTCTAACTCTAgtttctc tgACTTGATGGAGGTTTTCGACCCCAAAACACAAACTTGGGAGCTTGTGTCTAGCCCTCCTGCCGAGATACGACTCCAATATGATCATATAAGTGCAAGCGCAGGGATCGACGGAAAGGTACACATTTTCCGATCCTGTAAGGGTTTGGCTTACGATACGAGGGAAGGTCGATGGGAAAGTGTGGGGACGGAGATGAGTTCGGGTTGGCTATGGCTTCCTTACTGCGTGGTTGAGAACGTGCTTTACTATTATAACGAGCGGGAAGAGATCAAATGGTATGACACTAAGGGAAGACGCTGGAGAGTTTTGAAGGGTGTGAAAGGACTGCCTAAGATCTCACTTTATACTGCTACATTGGCGGATTATGGTCGGAAGATGGCTGTTTTGTGGGATATGGATGTGGCTTCCACTGGTGATAAGATGATTTGGTGCACTGTGATTGCGCTCGAAAGGCGCAACGATGAAGAGATTTGGGGCAAGGTCGAGTGGAAGGAAGCAGTGCTTAAAGTCCCCTTTTCATGTACAATTAAACATGCTCTTGCTGCTACTGTTTGA
- the LOC106439057 gene encoding F-box/kelch-repeat protein At4g39550, with protein sequence MSSPVKKRKTIKKPSLKKNKETPPLVLGPTPESTPNPSLPDDLLLSCFARASRLYYPTLSLVSKSFASLFASPELYKTRSSLGRTESCLYVCLSFHPDPTPRWFTLCRKPDRTMPLKKKPRGYALAKLPTPPSRSAHWSGLVTVGSDIYNIGGPIDEANEPSSSVSILDCRSNTWRDGPSMLVERDYPHANVIDGKIYVAGDSNSTSPDWMEVYYPKTQTWELVSSPAAEMRLLYDTISTSAGIEGKVHIFGSSNGLAYDTREGRWESADMEMDSEWVCYSYCVVENVIYVYNNEEFKWYDSTVRLWKVLKGLKGLPKFPRYTARLADFGGKMAVLWGRGVASSGYVDKIIWCAVIALERRSDQEIWGKVEWKEPVLKVPKSCSIDHALAATV encoded by the coding sequence ATGTCGTCCCCGGtaaagaagaggaagacgatAAAGAAACCGTCGCTTAAGAAGAATAAAGAAACGCCGCCGCTTGTGCTCGGTCCCACGCCGGAATCGACCCCAAATCCTTCGCTTCCTGATGATCTGCTATTAAGCTGCTTTGCACGCGCCTCGAGACTGTACTACCCGACTCTCTCGCTCGTCTCCAAGAGCTTTGCATCTCTCTTTGCTTCACCGGAGCTTTACAAGACCCGATCCTCTTTAGGCCGCACCGAGAGCTGTCTCTATGTGTGTCTAAGCTTCCATCCTGACCCAACCCCTCGCTGGTTCACCCTCTGCCGGAAACCTGATCGAACCATGCCGCTGAAGAAGAAGCCACGTGGGTATGCTTTAGCTAAGCTCCCAACTCCTCCTTCTCGCTCTGCGCACTGGTCTGGTCTCGTGACAGTTGGTTCGGATATCTACAACATTGGCGGACCCATAGACGAAGCCAACGAGCCCTCCTCTAGCGTCTCAATCCTGGACTGTCGGTCAAACACGTGGCGCGACGGTCCAAGCATGTTGGTGGAGCGGGACTACCCACACGCCAATGTGATTGATGGAAAGATATACGTAGCCGGAGACTCTAACTCAACTTCTCCCGACTGGATGGAGGTTTACTACCCGAAAACACAAACTTGGGAGCTTGTGTCTAGCCCTGCTGCGGAGATGCGACTCCTATATGATACTATAAGTACAAGCGCAGGGATCGAGGGAAAAGTACACATTTTCGGATCCAGTAATGGTTTGGCTTACGATACGAGGGAAGGGCGATGGGAAAGTGCGGATATGGAGATGGATTCGGAATGGGTTTGTTATTCTTACTGTGTGGTTGAGAACGTGATTTACGTTTATAACAACGAAGAGTTCAAATGGTATGATTCTACGGTAAGACTCTGGAAAGTTTTGAAGGGTTTGAAAGGACTGCCTAAGTTCCCACGTTATACTGCTAGATTGGCGGATTTTGGTGGGAAGATGGCTGTTTTGTGGGGCAGGGGTGTGGCTTCCAGTGGCTATGTGGACAAGATTATTTGGTGCGCAGTGATTGCGCTTGAGAGGCGCAGCGATCAAGAGATTTGGGGTAAGGTCGAGTGGAAGGAACCAGTGCTTAAAGTCCCCAAGTCATGTAGCATTGACCATGCTCTTGCTGCTACTGTTTGA